The following coding sequences lie in one Alloacidobacterium dinghuense genomic window:
- the ybeY gene encoding rRNA maturation RNase YbeY — MKRRKAALKLPELRQFLSKAKSEVGLDGEVSVLLGSDTTIRTLNRNFRKKDKATDVLSFPVDGFQGEGPKQAGDLAISLDTAQRQASEHGHSLLMEVKILMLHGLLHLAGYDHETDSGQMAGKERVLRKEFDLPSGLIQRSTKPPVKQAKKVSAGIKKRGRLR, encoded by the coding sequence TTGAAAAGGCGCAAGGCTGCGCTCAAGCTGCCTGAACTCCGGCAGTTTCTATCTAAAGCAAAATCCGAAGTGGGTTTAGATGGAGAGGTATCGGTGTTGCTTGGCAGCGACACGACGATTCGCACGCTGAACCGCAACTTCCGCAAGAAGGACAAAGCCACCGATGTGTTGTCGTTCCCGGTCGACGGGTTTCAGGGCGAGGGGCCGAAACAAGCAGGGGATCTTGCGATTTCGCTCGATACGGCACAACGGCAGGCCAGCGAGCATGGGCATTCGCTCCTGATGGAAGTGAAAATCCTGATGCTGCACGGATTGTTGCATCTGGCTGGTTATGACCACGAAACCGACTCGGGACAGATGGCGGGGAAGGAAAGAGTGTTGCGGAAAGAGTTTGATTTGCCGTCGGGGCTGATTCAGCGGAGTACTAAGCCACCTGTCAAGCAGGCCAAGAAAGTGAGCGCGGGCATCAAGAAGCGAGGCCGCCTGCGATGA
- a CDS encoding PhoH family protein, whose amino-acid sequence MMKKALEITPNLEPLFGTRDENLRLMEDSLHVRIDLKSDAVQVEGPQESLARVERIFADYEHLRRNGVNLQNGELHGMLKLVVCDPAVTLRSLVESGKQRSAGIKRMVQPRSLNQRHYVEAIEQTDMVFGIGPAGTGKTYLAVAMAAAALLAKKVSRIVLVRPAVEAGERLGFLPGSLQEKVDPYLRPLYDALYDLLEPERVDKMLERNVIEVAPLAFMRGRTLNDAFIIMDEAQNTTSEQMKMFLTRLGNNAKAVITGDVTQIDLPNPRKSGLIEAMNILDGVDGIRFIRFEDGDVVRHHLVQRIIRAYDSFGRGQQELPLTLPESDQKRAPSKPQ is encoded by the coding sequence TTGATGAAAAAAGCGTTGGAAATCACGCCAAATCTTGAGCCCCTGTTTGGGACCCGCGACGAAAATCTGAGACTCATGGAAGATTCCCTCCATGTGCGCATCGATCTGAAATCAGATGCTGTGCAGGTGGAAGGCCCGCAGGAGAGCCTCGCGCGTGTCGAACGCATCTTTGCCGATTATGAGCATTTGCGCCGGAATGGCGTAAATCTCCAGAACGGCGAGCTTCACGGCATGCTGAAGCTTGTCGTTTGCGATCCGGCGGTGACGCTGCGCAGCCTTGTCGAGAGTGGCAAGCAGCGCTCGGCGGGCATTAAGCGCATGGTGCAGCCGCGTTCGCTCAACCAGCGGCATTACGTCGAGGCGATCGAGCAGACAGACATGGTCTTCGGCATCGGGCCAGCCGGAACGGGCAAGACATACCTTGCCGTCGCGATGGCAGCTGCGGCGCTCTTGGCGAAGAAGGTGAGCCGGATTGTTCTCGTGCGTCCGGCGGTGGAAGCGGGCGAACGGCTCGGATTTCTGCCGGGCAGTCTGCAGGAGAAGGTCGATCCGTATCTGCGCCCGTTGTATGACGCGCTTTACGATCTGCTGGAGCCTGAGCGCGTGGACAAGATGCTGGAGCGCAACGTGATCGAGGTGGCCCCGTTGGCGTTCATGCGCGGGCGCACGCTGAACGATGCGTTCATCATCATGGACGAGGCGCAGAATACGACCAGCGAACAGATGAAGATGTTCCTGACGCGTCTCGGCAACAACGCGAAGGCTGTGATTACAGGCGACGTGACCCAGATCGATTTGCCGAATCCGCGCAAGTCAGGGCTGATTGAAGCGATGAATATTCTCGACGGCGTGGATGGCATTCGCTTTATTCGCTTTGAGGATGGCGATGTGGTGCGACACCATCTGGTGCAGCGCATCATTCGTGCCTACGACAGTTTCGGACGTGGACAACAGGAGCTTCCGCTTACGCTGCCGGAATCGGACCAGAAGCGGGCCCCGTCAAAACCGCAATAA
- a CDS encoding DsbA family protein produces the protein MLRTLFALVGACALVFGTATQSKAAMDQSALKPPAGAKVALIEFADLECPSCAHQNPLLKDAAAKYHIPWERHDFPIQYHHWSSVAAINARWFDTKSQKLGDDYRDAVFASQMSIATPDDLRSFTDKFAKDHGVAMPFVIDPQGKLAAAVKADYDLGVSLGVHQTPTVWIVTDKHGVTNATQVTDFNKLYSMLDAAVAATSGGK, from the coding sequence ATGTTACGTACTCTTTTTGCACTTGTCGGAGCCTGTGCGCTCGTTTTTGGAACCGCGACCCAGAGCAAGGCTGCAATGGATCAAAGTGCGCTAAAGCCGCCAGCCGGAGCGAAGGTTGCGCTGATTGAGTTTGCTGATCTGGAATGTCCGAGCTGCGCCCATCAGAACCCTCTGTTGAAAGATGCCGCGGCGAAGTATCACATTCCTTGGGAACGGCACGATTTTCCAATCCAGTACCATCACTGGAGTTCGGTGGCTGCAATCAATGCACGCTGGTTCGATACCAAGTCGCAGAAGCTGGGCGACGACTACCGTGATGCCGTTTTCGCGAGTCAGATGAGCATCGCGACGCCGGATGATCTGCGGAGTTTCACCGACAAATTTGCCAAGGACCATGGTGTTGCCATGCCCTTCGTCATTGACCCGCAGGGCAAGCTGGCGGCGGCGGTGAAGGCAGACTATGACCTTGGCGTAAGCCTCGGTGTGCATCAAACGCCTACCGTTTGGATCGTGACCGATAAGCACGGTGTGACAAACGCAACGCAGGTGACGGATTTCAACAAGCTCTATTCGATGCTTGATGCTGCTGTGGCCGCGACCAGTGGCGGGAAATAG
- a CDS encoding vitamin K epoxide reductase family protein, with product MRYLVALLAVAGVIVAVLALRIHYSMDAPPCDINAHWDCGIVNHSRYSVMLGIPVATIGIVGYVVIAILALFRRYRLLLVTALAGLAFTLYLTSIEARILQTWCLYCVISQGIMAFIALLSIAVAISSRKTTA from the coding sequence ATGCGTTACCTGGTCGCCCTTCTCGCCGTTGCTGGAGTCATCGTTGCAGTCCTGGCTCTGCGCATTCACTATTCGATGGACGCACCGCCATGCGACATCAACGCTCACTGGGATTGCGGGATCGTCAACCATAGCCGCTACTCGGTGATGTTAGGGATTCCCGTCGCCACCATCGGTATCGTGGGCTATGTAGTCATCGCAATCCTTGCACTCTTCCGGCGTTACCGGCTGCTCCTGGTAACAGCACTCGCCGGCCTTGCCTTCACCCTCTATCTCACCAGCATTGAGGCCCGGATTCTTCAGACCTGGTGCCTCTATTGCGTCATTTCACAGGGGATCATGGCGTTTATTGCGCTGCTTTCCATCGCGGTCGCCATCAGTTCGCGAAAAACTACGGCGTAG
- a CDS encoding DJ-1/PfpI family protein: MSTAKLLLLAGDYVEDYEIMVPFQALQMVGHTVHVVCPDKKAGQFVRTSIHDFEGDQTYTEKVGHNFVLNATFADVRAQEYDGVIIPGGRSPEYIRLNQKVLDIVRHFFDENKPVAAICHAAQLLAAADVIEGRKLSAYPASAPDVKLAGGKYIEVPMTEAVVDGNLVTGPAWPALSTWMAKFLVVIDTYLAEKAQPVRASLGSATVGATNL, translated from the coding sequence ATGAGTACGGCAAAGCTATTGCTGCTGGCGGGCGATTACGTAGAGGACTACGAGATCATGGTGCCTTTCCAGGCGTTGCAAATGGTTGGGCACACGGTGCATGTGGTTTGCCCGGACAAGAAGGCTGGGCAATTTGTGCGAACGTCGATTCACGACTTTGAAGGCGACCAAACGTATACGGAAAAAGTCGGGCATAACTTTGTGCTGAATGCGACGTTTGCGGATGTTCGGGCTCAAGAGTATGACGGGGTAATCATTCCAGGTGGCCGTTCACCGGAATACATCCGGTTGAACCAAAAAGTGCTTGATATCGTAAGGCATTTTTTCGATGAGAATAAGCCGGTTGCGGCAATCTGTCATGCGGCTCAGCTTCTGGCTGCCGCCGATGTGATTGAGGGCAGGAAATTGAGCGCCTATCCGGCATCTGCTCCAGATGTGAAGCTGGCTGGAGGTAAGTACATTGAAGTGCCGATGACCGAGGCGGTCGTGGATGGGAATCTGGTGACGGGGCCGGCGTGGCCTGCGCTTTCGACATGGATGGCGAAGTTTTTGGTGGTGATTGATACGTATCTTGCCGAAAAAGCACAACCTGTTAGGGCTTCTCTTGGTTCGGCTACGGTTGGAGCGACGAATCTTTAA
- a CDS encoding hemolysin family protein, whose protein sequence is MNVESAILITFLLMVLTLASYVDRLYSEMGKFLSREFQENIDAWEQRVEPKLGLSREHLTLSAAVLSQLSLACLTLIFGMLLFDRASAVDRPTFGEIGQAVLGVVLVIVLFNRLLPFVFFTRTRGLWVVRVRWLLQFLFYLMLPVTLFLGFLLSIAALAEPPKTEEDTTSSEAVEALIEAGEEEGIIEEGDRELVRSAVEFGDKVVREVMTPRPEMLAIQGSETLEELLRLIDKHPVSRVPVYETTLDHITGIAFAHDLLRVSDEAARTRSVASIQRPAAFVPETKKVNELLREMQREKQHMRLVIDEYGGVAGLVTIEDLLEEIVGSIADEHEEDELEVPKHEADGSWLVPGNLDIERLEALFGEQWEVPEDYEATTVAGLVSEVAGRIPMPGEVVEEDGLRFEVLASTDRRIERLRVSRKLAETATP, encoded by the coding sequence ATGAACGTTGAATCTGCCATATTGATTACTTTCCTGCTGATGGTGCTCACGCTGGCCTCATATGTGGACCGGCTCTATTCGGAGATGGGGAAGTTTCTTTCCCGCGAATTTCAGGAGAACATTGATGCGTGGGAGCAGCGCGTGGAGCCGAAGCTCGGGCTGAGCCGCGAGCATCTGACTCTATCCGCGGCGGTACTGTCGCAGCTTTCGCTGGCTTGCCTGACGTTAATTTTTGGGATGCTGCTCTTCGATCGTGCCTCGGCGGTCGACCGGCCCACATTTGGGGAGATTGGGCAGGCCGTTCTTGGCGTAGTGCTGGTAATTGTGCTCTTCAATCGGCTGCTGCCCTTTGTGTTCTTTACGCGCACACGAGGATTGTGGGTCGTGCGCGTCCGCTGGCTGCTGCAGTTTCTCTTCTACCTGATGCTTCCCGTCACCTTGTTCCTCGGCTTTCTGCTGTCGATTGCCGCACTGGCTGAGCCGCCAAAAACGGAAGAGGACACTACATCCTCTGAAGCTGTCGAAGCGCTCATTGAAGCAGGTGAGGAAGAAGGAATCATTGAAGAGGGCGACCGCGAGCTGGTCCGGTCAGCGGTGGAATTCGGCGATAAGGTAGTGCGCGAGGTCATGACGCCGCGCCCGGAGATGCTGGCGATTCAAGGATCAGAGACGCTGGAAGAGCTGCTGCGATTGATTGATAAGCACCCAGTGTCGCGTGTGCCGGTGTATGAGACGACGCTTGATCATATTACGGGAATTGCCTTTGCGCATGACCTCCTGCGCGTGAGCGATGAGGCTGCGCGGACGCGCAGCGTTGCCAGCATTCAGCGGCCTGCCGCTTTCGTCCCGGAGACAAAGAAGGTCAATGAACTGCTGCGCGAGATGCAACGGGAAAAGCAACACATGCGCCTTGTGATTGACGAATACGGCGGTGTAGCGGGTCTGGTAACGATCGAAGACCTGCTTGAAGAAATTGTTGGCTCCATCGCGGACGAGCACGAAGAGGATGAGCTTGAGGTACCGAAGCACGAGGCAGACGGTTCGTGGCTTGTTCCGGGAAATCTGGATATCGAGCGGTTGGAAGCGCTCTTCGGCGAACAGTGGGAAGTGCCTGAAGATTACGAGGCCACCACAGTTGCAGGACTGGTGAGCGAGGTTGCCGGGCGGATTCCGATGCCGGGCGAGGTAGTCGAGGAAGACGGCCTGCGGTTTGAGGTGCTTGCTTCGACCGACCGCCGCATCGAACGGCTGCGCGTCTCGCGCAAGCTGGCAGAAACAGCTACGCCGTAG